A stretch of the Arachis stenosperma cultivar V10309 chromosome 6, arast.V10309.gnm1.PFL2, whole genome shotgun sequence genome encodes the following:
- the LOC130934985 gene encoding uncharacterized protein LOC130934985: MFAKRLISFLRSSPKSQLSSSTKNVDEGKSKYFGRKAVSFVLITVTGGVALSALDDLAIYHGCSSKAMEQVSKNQALIDAIGEPIVKGPWYNASLAVAHKRHSVSCSFPVSGPQGTGILQLKAVRNGEDTWSSFFLPRDWDILIMDALLHLPGNDERNRTMRINLSDKLASSCTAAACTACVPSPSQNSKAKLSTTQ; encoded by the exons CTCATTTCCTTCCTTAGGTCCTCTCCAAAATCTCAGCTTTCAAG TTCCACAAAGAATGTGGATGAAGGCAAGAGCAAATATTTCGGTCGCAAGGCAGTGTCGTTTGTTTTGATTACTGTTACGGGTGGTGTTGCTCTAAGTGCCCTTGATGATCTTGCCATCTATCATGGCTGTAGCAG CAAGGCCATGGAGCAAGTGAGCAAGAACCAGGCATTAATAGATGCTATTGGAGAACCAATAGTTAAAGGTCCATGGTACAATGCATCTCTGGCGGTAGCTCATAAGAGGCATTCTGTGTCTTGCTCATTTCCTGTTTCTGGACCACAAGGCACAGGTATCTTACAGCTAAAGGCAGTTCGAAATGGAG AGGACACTTGGTCTTCCTTTTTTCTTCCCCGAGATTGGGACATTTTAATCATGGATGCCCTCCTTCATTTACCTGGGAATGATGAGAGGAATAGAACGATGCGGATTAATCTCTCTGACAAGTTGGCTTCTTCTTGTACTGCTGCTGCTTGCACTGCATGCGTACCTTCTCCATCACAAAATTCAAAGGCTAAATTGAGTACCACTCAATGA